The genome window TGCCTTGGGTGGTCGTTCGATCATCGGTTGCCCGAGCGCCACCGGCGTGGCTGACCGCATCAACCACCAGATCAAGTTCCGCGAGCGCTGGAGGCCTTTCTGCCCGTCGATGCTCGACACCGTGGCCCCGCAGATGATCAAGGTCGATCACCCGGCGCCGTTCATGACCTTCACTTTTGAAGTGTCGGAAGAGTGGAAAACCCGCGTGCCGGAAGTGGTCCATGAAGATGGCACCTCTCGCGCCCAGGTGCTCAAGCGCGAATACAACCCGCGCTACTACGACATGATGAAAGAGCTGGAAGTGCTGACCGGTAACGGCGTGTCGCTGAACACCTCGCTCAACCGCCGTGGCGAAGCGATGATCTGCTCGCCCACCGACGCGCTGAACATGTTCTTCGGCTCTGACCTGCAATACCTGATCATGGAAGACATCCTGGTCGTCAAAGACGGCGTGGACCCTTATGACTCGGTCGGCTGAGCGCCACGTCCTGCAGTTCTGCCACGGCTATGACGGGCCGTTTCTGGACTGCGCGCGGCAGTACGCCAGTTTGTTCGCAGGCACCGGCTACAAGGTGACCACCGTGTTTCTTACCGGGGCCGCCGACCCTGCGGTAGCCGCTGGTTGCGCCAGCGATGAAGTGTTGTTTATGGAGTTCAGCTCCAAGGCCATCCGTGGCCTGAAGCTGGGCGCCATCCGTGAGCTGCGCAAGATCGCCGCGTCGCGCAACTTCAGTTTCTGCATCGCCCACCGGTTCAAGCCGATCTATATCGCCTTGCTCGGCACCCGCCTGCCGGTGATCGGCGTGCATCATGCGTTTGGTGACTACGGGCGCCGCAGCCGCAAGCTGTTTGCGTCGATTTTCAGCAAGCGTCTGAGCCTGCTCGGTGTGTCCGATGCGGTGCGCGATGATATGCGTCGCTGCCTGCCGGGCTGGCCTGCAGCGCGTATTCAGACGTTGTATAACCGCATCGATGTCGAGGCCATGCAAGCGCTGCAGGTGCCCGCCGATGAGGCGCGGGATGCGTTGGGGCTGTCGCCGGATGAATGGGTGGTCGGCAATGTCGGCCGTCTGCACCCGGACAAGGACCAGGCCACCTTGCTCAAGGGCTTTGCCTTGGCGTTGCCACATTTGCCGGCACAGAGTCGTTTGGCGATCCTCGGCACCGGGCGCCTGGAGAAAGACCTCAAGGCCCTGGCGCGCGAGCTGGGCATTGCCGAGCAAGTGCTGTTCCTCGGCCAGGTGCCGGATGCGCGTCGGTATTTTCGTGCGTTCGAC of Pseudomonas fluorescens contains these proteins:
- a CDS encoding glycosyltransferase; protein product: MTRSAERHVLQFCHGYDGPFLDCARQYASLFAGTGYKVTTVFLTGAADPAVAAGCASDEVLFMEFSSKAIRGLKLGAIRELRKIAASRNFSFCIAHRFKPIYIALLGTRLPVIGVHHAFGDYGRRSRKLFASIFSKRLSLLGVSDAVRDDMRRCLPGWPAARIQTLYNRIDVEAMQALQVPADEARDALGLSPDEWVVGNVGRLHPDKDQATLLKGFALALPHLPAQSRLAILGTGRLEKDLKALARELGIAEQVLFLGQVPDARRYFRAFDAFALSSDHEPFGMVLLEAMVAGVPLLATACGGAREVVEGVGILFPFGDAEHLGQGLQHLAAMDRQQHQLCAEMMLERLHQRFSDPAVRATFWQLPPVLELTARA